The DNA window CAGCCGCTCGTACGCGCGGGACTCCGCGTCCTCGTGGCGGACAGCGACGACCTGCGGGTCGTGGGCGAGGCCGGCACCGGTGGCGACGCGGTCGCCCTGGTCGCCGAGCTCCGGCCCGACGTGGTGGTGATGGACATCCGCATGCCCGGAATGGACGGCATCGAGGCCACGCGGATGATCACCGGCTCGTGCGACGCCCGTGTCGCCGTGCTCACGACCTTCGACGACGACGAGTACGTCTACGCAGCCCTGCGCGCCGGCGCGAGCGGCTTCCTCGTCAAGGACATGGCGCTGGACGACATCCTTGCCGGCATCCGCGTGATCGCCCGCGGAGAGGCACTCCTCGCCCCGCGCGTCACCAGCACGCTGATCCGCGACTTCGTCGGTGCGCCGCAGAGGAGCACCGCACGCGTACTCGACGGCATCACCGCGCGCGAGTGCGAGGTCCTCGAATTGGTAGCGCGTGGGCTCTCGAACGCCGAGATCGCCGAGCGGCTCTTCATCAGCATGGCCACCGCCAAGGCGCACGTCGGCAGCCTGCTCACCAAGCTCGACGCGAGGGACCGGGTGCAGCTCGTCATCCTCGCCTACGAGGCGGGCCTCGTCCCCCGCTAGTGTCCGAACGCGATCGCTCGTCCGCCCTGGTCAGCGTGCAGCGCGTTCGGACACTAGAGGGGGAGGACGCCGTTCTCCAGGTCCAGCAGCAGCTTCTTGCGCTCGACGCCGCCGCCGTAGCCGGTGAGGGAACCGCTCGCGCCGATCACCCGGTGGCAGGGCACGATGATGCTCACGGGGTTGCGCCCGTTGGCCAGCCCGACCGCCCGTGCCGCGCCCGGCACGCCCACAGCGGCGGCCAGCTGGCCGTAGGACCATGTGCTGCCGTAGGGGATCTCGACGAGCGCGTCCCACACGCGCCGCTGGAACGGCGTTCCCGTGACCGAGAGCCGGACGTCGAACTCCTTGCGGTCACCGGCGAAGTACTCCTCCAGCTGGGCCAGCACCTCGTCGAAGCCGGCCGCGTCCAGCCGCGCCTCCTCGACCCAGGCAGGCAGGTGGCGGTGGCTCTCCATGAACACGCCGCGCAGCCCGTCGTCGTCGGCCACGAGCGTCAGCGGCCCGATCGGGCTGTCGACGACCGTCTTCCTGTCGCTCATGCGCTCTCCTTCGTCGGTGTGCTGCCCGGCATGGTGTTGACGGCGTGGGTGCCGGTGGCCCAGAGGTACTGCACGGCATAGGCGCGCCACGGCCGCCACCGTTGGGAGTACGTGTCGAGGGGTCCCGCCGCATCCGGCAGTCCCAGCGCGGTCGCGGCGATGCGCACCCCGAGGTCGCCGGGGAGGAACGCGTCCGGGTCGCCCAGTCCGCGCATGGCGACCACCTCGACCGTCCACGGCCCGATGCCGGGGAGGGCGAGCAGCTCGGCCCGGGCCCGGCCCCAGTCGGCTCCCGGACCGAGCTGCACGTCGCCGTCGGCGAGCGCCCGGACGAGCGCGAGGACGGCGCGGCGGCGCGACGCCGGCATGGCGAGGTCCTCCGGCGCGAGCGCGGCGAGCTGCTCGACGGTGGGCCACAGCCGGGTGAGGCCGCCGTCGGGGTCGTCGACGGGCGTACCGAGCGCGGCGGCGATCCGGCCGGCGTGCGTACGCGCCGCCGCCGTCGACACCTGCTGCCCGAGCACCGCGCGCACGGCGAGCTCGTGGACGTCGACCGTACGCGGCACCCGCCGCCCCGGCGCCTTGCGGACGTGCGGCTCGAGAGCGGGGTCCTCGGCCAGCGCCTCGTCGACGGCGACCGGGTCGGCGTCGAGGTCGAGCAGCCGGCGGCACCGTGAGATGGCGGCGGAGAGGTCACGCAGGTCCTGCAGCCGCAGTCGGCACTCGACGTGCTCGGGCTGCGGGCGCAGCGACACGAGCCCCCACCCGTGCGGCAGCGCGAGCGTGCGGCGGTAGGCGCCGTCGCGCCACTCCTCGACACCAGGCACCGCCGTCGCGGCGAGGTGGCCGAAGAGGTTGTCGGGGTTGAGGGGCGCACGGAACGGCAGCCGCAGCGCCAGCTCGCCGGGCCCGGCCGGAGCTGCCCGCCGCCGCGACCGCTCGCGCAGCTGCGTCGGCGACATCGCGAAGACCGTCTGCACCGTCTCGTTGAACGAGCGGAGGCTCGCGAAGCCGGCGGCCAGCGCGACCTCGGTCATGGGCAGGGTGGTCGTCTCGACCAGCAGCCGGGCGGTCTGCGCCCGCTGCGCCCGGGCGAGGGCGAGCGGGCCGGCGCCCAGCTCTGCCACGAGCTGGCGCTCGACCTGGCGGGCGCTGTAGCCGAGGCGCGCAGCGAGACCGGGCACGCCCTCGCGGTCGACGACACCATCGGCGATGAGCCGCATGGCGCGGGCCACCGAGTCGGCACGCACGTCCCACTCCGGCGACCCGGGGCTCGCGTCCGGACGGCACCGCTTGCACGCGCGGTAGCCCGCCGCCTGCGCGGCCGCGGCGCTCGGGTGGAAGCTGAGGTTCTGCGGCTTGGGAGTCACGGCCGGGCAGCTCGGCCGGCAGTAGATGCCGGTCGTGCGCACGGCGGTGAAGAACCAGCCGTCGAAGCGGCGGTCCTTCGCCTGCACCGCGCGCAGGCAGCTGTCGAAGTCCTCATGCACAGCAAGGAGTCTGCCTCCTCCGCGGCCGATCGGCTGGCGGGAATCCGACACGTACGTCTGCGACCCTCGCGCCGCGACAGCCCGGCGGTCGCGCGGGTCCCCGGCGACGAGTGCGACGCATGGGAGAATCCGAGCGCCTGCGCACGAGGCGCGGCAGGGGGCACGGGGAGGGACGCGATGGAGGCGAGAGCCGCCGCACGTCCCGGCGACACCCTGCTCGACGCGCTGACCGACCTGCGCCCGCTGCTCGACGGCCTGGAACTGCCGCTCGAGACGCCGGCGGCGCCGGCCGCCCGCCTCGCTCGCCGCGAGGTGCTCGACCAGCTCGACGACTACGTGCTGCCCCGGCTGCGCGACCTCGACGCCCCGCTCCTGGTGGTGGTCGGCGGCTCCACAGGTGCCGGCAAGTCGACCCTGGTCAACTCGCTCGTCGGCGCTCAGGTCTCGGCGCCCGGGGTGCTGCGCCCGACGACCCGCTCGCCGGTGCTCGCGCACGCCCCGGAGGACCGCGACTCCTTCACCGGCGACCGGGTGCTCCCCGGCTTCGCCCGTGAGACCCGGGCCACCAGCGACGCGCCCGGCACGGGCGGCTCGACCAGCACGCTGGCGCTTGTGGCCAGCGACCGCGTACCCCCCGGGCTCGCGCTGCTCGACGCCCCTGACATCGACTCCGTCGTCGCCGAGAACCGCGAGCTCGCCGGCCAGCTGCTGGCCGCGGCCGACCTGTGGGTGTTCGTCACCACGGCCGCCCGCTACGCCGATGCCGTGCCGTGGGACCTCCTGCGCGCCGCGAGCGCCCGCAGCGCCGCGGTCGCCGTCGTCCTCGACCGGGTGCCGCCCGGCGCCGAGCACGAGATCGAGCCGCACCTGCGCTCGATGC is part of the Motilibacter peucedani genome and encodes:
- a CDS encoding methylated-DNA--[protein]-cysteine S-methyltransferase, with translation MSDRKTVVDSPIGPLTLVADDDGLRGVFMESHRHLPAWVEEARLDAAGFDEVLAQLEEYFAGDRKEFDVRLSVTGTPFQRRVWDALVEIPYGSTWSYGQLAAAVGVPGAARAVGLANGRNPVSIIVPCHRVIGASGSLTGYGGGVERKKLLLDLENGVLPL
- a CDS encoding response regulator; the encoded protein is MTADIVLVDDQPLVRAGLRVLVADSDDLRVVGEAGTGGDAVALVAELRPDVVVMDIRMPGMDGIEATRMITGSCDARVAVLTTFDDDEYVYAALRAGASGFLVKDMALDDILAGIRVIARGEALLAPRVTSTLIRDFVGAPQRSTARVLDGITARECEVLELVARGLSNAEIAERLFISMATAKAHVGSLLTKLDARDRVQLVILAYEAGLVPR
- a CDS encoding DNA-3-methyladenine glycosylase 2; this encodes MHEDFDSCLRAVQAKDRRFDGWFFTAVRTTGIYCRPSCPAVTPKPQNLSFHPSAAAAQAAGYRACKRCRPDASPGSPEWDVRADSVARAMRLIADGVVDREGVPGLAARLGYSARQVERQLVAELGAGPLALARAQRAQTARLLVETTTLPMTEVALAAGFASLRSFNETVQTVFAMSPTQLRERSRRRAAPAGPGELALRLPFRAPLNPDNLFGHLAATAVPGVEEWRDGAYRRTLALPHGWGLVSLRPQPEHVECRLRLQDLRDLSAAISRCRRLLDLDADPVAVDEALAEDPALEPHVRKAPGRRVPRTVDVHELAVRAVLGQQVSTAAARTHAGRIAAALGTPVDDPDGGLTRLWPTVEQLAALAPEDLAMPASRRRAVLALVRALADGDVQLGPGADWGRARAELLALPGIGPWTVEVVAMRGLGDPDAFLPGDLGVRIAATALGLPDAAGPLDTYSQRWRPWRAYAVQYLWATGTHAVNTMPGSTPTKESA